Genomic DNA from Mesorhizobium sp. 131-2-1:
CGTGCCGCCGAGAACTGAAGCGGCTCCCGAAAACCCCGCAAGTCCCTGATTCCGGCGGCAAACCGCCGTTGCCTCACCAAGGCCCGCGACCAGCCGTTTGCGACAGGCCCGTCAGACGTTACCGGGCTGACACGAAACTGTCATGCGACTGTAATAATCGGAAGCTATTGCCCTCACCGGGCGCCGATGGACAGCGGTGCCAAGAGTCCATCTTTCGAAGAGACCATCTTCCGAACAGGAGCAGGCCATATGAACAAATTCCTCCTTACGGCGTCGGCCGCGGCGCTTGCGCTGGCCGCGTCGTCCGGCTTCGCCGCCGCGCGCGACCAGATCCAGGTTGCCGGGTCGTCGACCGTGCTTCCCTATGCCAAGATCGTCGCCGAGCAGTTCGGCGAGACCTTCACCAAGTTCAAGACCCCGGTGGTCGAGTCCGGCGGCAGCGGCGCCGGCATCAAGGAATTCTGCAAGGGCGTCGGCGAAGACACCATCGACATCGCCAATTCCTCGCGCCCGATCAAGAAGGACGAGCTCAAGTCCTGCGCCGACGCCGGCGTGAAGGACATCCAGGAAGTCCGCATCGGCTATGACGGCATCGTCTTCGCCACCGACATCAACGGCCCGGACTGGGCGCTGGTTCCCGCCGACATCTACAAGGCGCTCGCCGCCAAGCTGGTCGTCGACGGCAAGCTGGTTGACAATCCGAACACCAAGTGGAGCCAGGTCAACCCGAAGCTGCCCGACTGGGATATCGCCGCCTACATCCCCGGTGAAAAGCACGGCACGCGCGAAGTGTTCGAGACCAAGCTTCTCGACGCCGGCTGCGACAAGGCCGCCATCAAGGCCACCGGCATCAGCGACGACAAGGAAGTCGGCAAGACCTGCATCGCCATCCGCAAGGACGGCAAGGCTGTCGACATCGACGGCGACTACACCGAGACGCTCGCCCGCATCGACTCCAACAAGACCGGCGTCGGCGTGTTCGGCCTCGCCTTCTACGAGAACAATGCCGACAAGCTGAAGGTCGCAACCGTGTCGGACGTCGCTCCCTCGACCGAGACCATCGCCAGCGGCAAGTATCCGGTTTCGCGCCCGCTGTTCTTCTACGTCAAGAAGGCTCATCTCGGCGTCGTTCCGGGCCTGAAGGAATATGTCGAGTTCTTCCTCGACGACCAGATGATCGGCCCGGAGAGCCCGCTCGCCGAGTACGGCCTGGTTTCGGCTCCCGACGCAGAGCGTCAGGCGCAGCGCGACGCCTTCGCCGCCGGAAAGACCATGTAATCAAGCTTGCGGACCGGGGCGCGGGTTTGCCCGCGCCCCGGTCTCTTCGCCTGCCGCAGCGGCGGTGGCGACTTCCCTTGGGGTGGGTTCATGTCGTCCATGCTCGTACTTGCCGTAGTCGTTGCCATCGGCCTGGTCGCATTCTTCATTGGCCGCCAACGGGCCGTGGCGCAGGACAATGGCTCGGTGAAGCCGCATTCGCGCGCCCACTATCATGGCTGGTGGGCCTTCCTGCTCGCCGTGCTGCCGGCACTGCTGCTGCTTGCCGTCTGGAACATCGGTTCCTCCGTCTATCTCGAGCGCCACATCCACGCCGCCTTGCCCGAGCGCACCGCCGACAGCGCCGTCGCCAGCGAAGCGCTCGATGTCAGCCTGGTGAAGAGCCTCGCCAAGGGCTTGCGCCAGCTCGACGCCAACACCCAGCTTCCCGCCAGCTTCGCCGAATTGCAGCCGCTGCTCGCGGCCAAGGGCGTGGCGCTGGCGACGGACACCCAGGACTACATGATCCCGATCGCCGTCGAGACGAATGCGGTGCAGGACAGGCTTGGCCTGATTGGCGCCGTCCTCACGTTCGTGCTGTCGGCCGCCGGCGCCTTCTATGCGCTCAGCCAGGTCGCGCCGCGGGCGCGCGCCAGGAACAATGTCGAGCGGCTGATGCTGTGGGGGCTGCTGGCGGCCTCGACCATCGCCATCCTGACCACGGTCGGCATCGTGCTGTCGATGCTGTTCCAGACCATCCAGTTCTTCGAGAGCGTCTCGCCGGCAAGCTTCTTCTTCGGCACTGTATGGGATCCGCGCTTCGCCGCGGCGGGCTCGGGCGGCAGCCAGGGCCAGTTCGGCCTGATCCCGCTGCTGGCCGGCACGCTCTACATCGCCTTCGTCGCCCTGCTGGTGGCGGTGCCGGTCGGCCTGATGTCGGCCGTCTACATGGCCGAATACGCCTCGCCCAAGGTGCGCTCGGTGGTGAAGCCGGCGCTCGAGCTGCTGGCCGGCATTCCGACCATCGTCTACGGCATCTTCGCCGTCGTCACCCTGGGCCCGTTCCTGCGCGATCTCTCGGCGGCGCTGACCGGCGGTTCGCCCTTCATCCAGGGCCAGAGCATCTTTACCGCCGGCCTGGTCATGGGCGTCATGCTGATCCCGGTCGTATCCTCCCTGTCGGACGACATCATCACCGCGGTGCCGCGCGCCATGCGCGACGGCTCGCTCGGCCTCGGCGCGACGCGCTCCGAGACGATCAAGCGAGTGATCCTGCCGGCGGCACTGCCTGGCATCGTCGGCGCCATCCTGCTCACCGCCTCGCGCGCCATCGGCGAGACGATGATCGTCGTGCTCGCGGCCGGCGTCGCGGCCAATCTCACCGCCAATCCGTTCGAGGCGATGACGACCATCACCGTCAAGATCGTCAACCAGCTGACCGGCGACCTCGAATTCAATTCGCCGCAGACGCTGGTCGCCTTCGCCCTCGGCATCACGCTGTTCGCGCTGACGCTGGTGATGAACATCGTCGCCCTCTACATCGTGCGCAAATACCGGGAGCAGTACGAATGACCGATATCCCGCTGGATACGATGGTCCGCACCGCGGCTCCCGCGCGCCGCGACATCGGCCTCAAGGCCCGCTATGCCGCCGAGCGCCGGTTCCGCATCTACGGCGTGCTGGCGATCTCGGTCGGCCTCGCCTTCCTCGCCATCATGCTGATCACCATCGTCTCGAAGGGTTACACCGCCTTCTGGCAGACGACAGTGTCGCTGCCGATCACTTTCGACGAGAAGATCATCGATCCCTCCAACAAGCGCGCCAGCGATCCGGACGTGCTGATCAAGGCGAACTATCCCAAGCTTGCCGACAAGGCGCTGATGGCCAAGCTCGGCATCGACCCCTCCAACAAGCCGATGGCACTGAAGCTGAAGGGCTTCCTGTCGGAGGGCGCGCGCGTGCAGTTGCGCGACATCGTCGCCGCCGACCCGTCGGTCATCGGCACAACGCGCAACGTCGACATCCTCGCCGCCGCCAATCTCGATTCCGCCTTCAAGGGCCAGATCGACCTCAACGTCGAGGAAGCGCGCCGCAAGGTCTCGGACCAGCAGATTGCCTGGATGAACCAGCTCAAGGCCGACGGCACCATGGCCGAGCATTTCAACAAGGGCCTGTTCAGCTATGGCGCCTCCAGCCGTCCGGAAACGTCGGGCATGGGCGTGGCGATCATCGGCTCCTTCTACATGATGGTGATCGTGCTGCTTCTGGCGCTGCCGATCGGCGTCGCCGCCTCCATCTACCTGGAGGAGTTCGCCAAAAAGAGCCGCTTCACCGACCTGATCGAAGTCAACATCAACAATCTGGCAGCGGTCCCGTCGATCGTCTTCGGCCTGCTCGGCCTTGCGGTGTTCATCAACTTCCTCGGCATGCCGCGCTCGGCCGCCTTCGTCGGCGGCCTGGTGCTGACGCTGATGACGCTACCGACGATCATCATCGCTACCCGCGCAGCGCTTGCCGCCGTGCCACCGTCGATCCGCTCGGCGGCGCTTGGCCTCGGCGCTTCCAAGATGCAGATGGTGTTCCAGCACATCCTGCCGCTTGCCGCCCCGGGCATCCTGACCGGCACCATCATCGGGCTGGCGCGCGCGCTCGGCGAGACCGCGCCGCTGCTCCTGATCGGCATGGTCGCCTTCGTCGCCGACTATCCGAAGACGCCGTTCGATCCGGCGACCGCGCTGCCGGTGCAGATCTACATGTGGGCCAACGAGGCCGAACGCGCCTTCGTCGAGCGCATGTCGGGAGCCATCATCATCCTGCTCGTCTTCCTCATGGCCATGAACATCACAGCGATCGTGCTCAGGCGCCGGTTCGAACGGCGCTGGTAAAAGAAGGCATCTGGTATGAACATCATGACCGAACAGTCTCTTGAAAACGCAGTGGGCGACAAGATGAACGCCAAGTCGAACGAAGTGATCAAGATGCGCGGCGACAAGGTCGGCGTGTTCTATGGCGAGAAGCAGGCGCTGTTCGACGTCAATCTCGACGTCCGCCTCAACCAGGTGACGGCGCTGATCGGCCCTTCGGGCTGCGGCAAGTCGACTTTCCTGCGCTGCCTCAACCGCATGAACGACACCATCGATTCGGCGCGCGTGACCGGCAAGATCACGCTCGACGAAGAGGATATCTACGACAAGAGCATCGACGTCGTCGAACTGAGAGCCCGCGTCGGCATGGTGTTCCAGAAGCCCAACCCGTTCCCGAAGTCGATCTACGAGAACGTCGCCTACGGCCCGCGCATCCATGGGCTGGCCAAGCGCAAGGCCGACATGGACCAGATCGTCGAATCCAGCCTGAAGAAGGCGGCGATCTGGAACGAGGTGAAGGACCGCCTGCAGGAGCCCGGCACCGGCCTGTCCGGCGGCCAGCAGCAGCGCCTGTGCATCGCCCGCGCCATCGCCGTGTCGCCGGAGGTGATCCTGATGGACGAGCCCTGCTCGGCGCTCGACCCGATCGCCACCGCCCGCGTCGAGGAACTGATCGACGAGCTGCGCCAGAACTACACGATCGTCATCGTCACCCACTCGATGCAGCAGGCGGCGCGCGTGTCGCAGCGCACGGCGATGTTCCATCTCGGCTACCTGGTCGAGGAGGGCGCCACCGACAAGATGTTCACCAACCCTGACGACAAGCGCACCCAGGACTACATCACCGGCCGGTTCGGCTGATTTCCAAGCACGAGGACAGGATCATGGGTGAACATCATACGGTTGCGTCTTTCGACGAGGATCTCGGGGCGATCAGCAAGCTGATCGCCGACATGGGCGATCTCGCCCGCTCGATGGTCGCCGGCTCGACGCGCGCGCTGCTCAATTCCGACAACGCGCTGGCGCAGCGCGTGGTGTCCGACGACGCCATCATGGATGCGCGCCAGCGCGAGCTCGACGACCGCGCCATCACGCTGATCGCCAAGCGCCAGCCGATGGCCAACGATCTGCGCGCCGTGGTCGGTTCGATCCGCATGGCGGGCGACCTCGAGCGCATCGGCGATCTCGCCAAGAACATCGCCAAGCGCGTCGGCACCGTCGGCCTCAGCGTCACGCCGCGCGATCTCTCGCATTCCATCGACGGCATGGCGCAGCTGGTGCTGGTCCAGGTGCAAGGGGTCATCGAGGAATACGCCGCCGCGGATGCGGCTGCGCTCGCCAAGCTCCGCAACGACGACGAACGCATCGACGTCAAATACACCTCGGTGTTCCGCGAGCTGCTGACCTACATGATGGAAGATCCGCGCAACATCACCGCTTGCACGCATCTGTTGTTCTGCGCCAAGAATCTGGAGCGCATCGGCGACCATGTCACCAACATCGCCGAGAACGCCTACTACGTGCTGACCGGCCAGCAACTGCCCGCCAATCGTCCGAAGCTGGACGAGACGGCGATGTCGGCGCCGGCGGCCTGAGAAGAAGGGTGACCTGCAGATGATCGCGCCACGCATCATGGTGGTGGAGGACGAGGAGCCGCTGGGGGTGCTGCTCCGCTACAATCTGGAATCGGAAGGCTACCAGGTCGAGGTGGTGACGCGCGGCGACGAGGCCGAGATCCGGCTGCAGGAGAACGTGCCCGACCTTCTGGTGCTCGACTGGATGGTGCCGGCGGTTTCCGGCATCGAGCTCTGCCGCCGCCTCAGGATGCGGCCGGAGACCGAGCGACTGCCGATCATCATGCTGACGGCGCGCGGCGAGGAAAGCGACCGGGTGCGCGGCCTCTCGACCGGGGCCGACGACTATCTGGTCAAGCCGTTTTCGACGCCGGAGTTCATGGCGCGGGTGAAGGCGCTGCTGCGTCGCGCCAAGCCGGAAGTCCTGTCCAGCATGCTCAAGGTCGGCGACATCGTGCTCGATCGCGAGTCGCACCGCGTCTACCGCAAGAAGAGCGAGATCAGGCTCGGGCCGACCGAATTCCGACTGCTCGAATTCATGATGCGCCATCCCGGCCGGGTGTTCTCGCGCAGCCAGCTACTCGACAATGTC
This window encodes:
- a CDS encoding PstS family phosphate ABC transporter substrate-binding protein; this encodes MNKFLLTASAAALALAASSGFAAARDQIQVAGSSTVLPYAKIVAEQFGETFTKFKTPVVESGGSGAGIKEFCKGVGEDTIDIANSSRPIKKDELKSCADAGVKDIQEVRIGYDGIVFATDINGPDWALVPADIYKALAAKLVVDGKLVDNPNTKWSQVNPKLPDWDIAAYIPGEKHGTREVFETKLLDAGCDKAAIKATGISDDKEVGKTCIAIRKDGKAVDIDGDYTETLARIDSNKTGVGVFGLAFYENNADKLKVATVSDVAPSTETIASGKYPVSRPLFFYVKKAHLGVVPGLKEYVEFFLDDQMIGPESPLAEYGLVSAPDAERQAQRDAFAAGKTM
- the phoB gene encoding phosphate regulon transcriptional regulator PhoB: MIAPRIMVVEDEEPLGVLLRYNLESEGYQVEVVTRGDEAEIRLQENVPDLLVLDWMVPAVSGIELCRRLRMRPETERLPIIMLTARGEESDRVRGLSTGADDYLVKPFSTPEFMARVKALLRRAKPEVLSSMLKVGDIVLDRESHRVYRKKSEIRLGPTEFRLLEFMMRHPGRVFSRSQLLDNVWGETIYIDERTVDVHVGRLRKAVNNGRMPDVIRTIRGAGYAIRED
- the pstA gene encoding phosphate ABC transporter permease PstA — translated: MTDIPLDTMVRTAAPARRDIGLKARYAAERRFRIYGVLAISVGLAFLAIMLITIVSKGYTAFWQTTVSLPITFDEKIIDPSNKRASDPDVLIKANYPKLADKALMAKLGIDPSNKPMALKLKGFLSEGARVQLRDIVAADPSVIGTTRNVDILAAANLDSAFKGQIDLNVEEARRKVSDQQIAWMNQLKADGTMAEHFNKGLFSYGASSRPETSGMGVAIIGSFYMMVIVLLLALPIGVAASIYLEEFAKKSRFTDLIEVNINNLAAVPSIVFGLLGLAVFINFLGMPRSAAFVGGLVLTLMTLPTIIIATRAALAAVPPSIRSAALGLGASKMQMVFQHILPLAAPGILTGTIIGLARALGETAPLLLIGMVAFVADYPKTPFDPATALPVQIYMWANEAERAFVERMSGAIIILLVFLMAMNITAIVLRRRFERRW
- the phoU gene encoding phosphate signaling complex protein PhoU is translated as MGEHHTVASFDEDLGAISKLIADMGDLARSMVAGSTRALLNSDNALAQRVVSDDAIMDARQRELDDRAITLIAKRQPMANDLRAVVGSIRMAGDLERIGDLAKNIAKRVGTVGLSVTPRDLSHSIDGMAQLVLVQVQGVIEEYAAADAAALAKLRNDDERIDVKYTSVFRELLTYMMEDPRNITACTHLLFCAKNLERIGDHVTNIAENAYYVLTGQQLPANRPKLDETAMSAPAA
- the pstC gene encoding phosphate ABC transporter permease subunit PstC, which translates into the protein MSSMLVLAVVVAIGLVAFFIGRQRAVAQDNGSVKPHSRAHYHGWWAFLLAVLPALLLLAVWNIGSSVYLERHIHAALPERTADSAVASEALDVSLVKSLAKGLRQLDANTQLPASFAELQPLLAAKGVALATDTQDYMIPIAVETNAVQDRLGLIGAVLTFVLSAAGAFYALSQVAPRARARNNVERLMLWGLLAASTIAILTTVGIVLSMLFQTIQFFESVSPASFFFGTVWDPRFAAAGSGGSQGQFGLIPLLAGTLYIAFVALLVAVPVGLMSAVYMAEYASPKVRSVVKPALELLAGIPTIVYGIFAVVTLGPFLRDLSAALTGGSPFIQGQSIFTAGLVMGVMLIPVVSSLSDDIITAVPRAMRDGSLGLGATRSETIKRVILPAALPGIVGAILLTASRAIGETMIVVLAAGVAANLTANPFEAMTTITVKIVNQLTGDLEFNSPQTLVAFALGITLFALTLVMNIVALYIVRKYREQYE
- the pstB gene encoding phosphate ABC transporter ATP-binding protein PstB, giving the protein MNIMTEQSLENAVGDKMNAKSNEVIKMRGDKVGVFYGEKQALFDVNLDVRLNQVTALIGPSGCGKSTFLRCLNRMNDTIDSARVTGKITLDEEDIYDKSIDVVELRARVGMVFQKPNPFPKSIYENVAYGPRIHGLAKRKADMDQIVESSLKKAAIWNEVKDRLQEPGTGLSGGQQQRLCIARAIAVSPEVILMDEPCSALDPIATARVEELIDELRQNYTIVIVTHSMQQAARVSQRTAMFHLGYLVEEGATDKMFTNPDDKRTQDYITGRFG